TTTTATTTTAATGTGTTTTATTGGTGCACCACAGTTTATATGGTATGTTGGTGATTTTTTCACAATGGAATATATGCCAAATACACCTTCATATGTTATAAATATAATATTTTCAATTGTAGTTATTGTTGCATTGCTTTATGGAATAGAAGTAATAGCCCGTACATTTGAGATATTTCTTTATTTGATAGTTGTCATGTTTATATTATCCATGCTTTTACTTACTCCTAATATAGATATCACTAACATATTACCAGTACTGGAAAATGGAATTGTACCAGTTTTAAATGCTTCTTTTCCACTTCTTGCATTTACAACCTTTCCCACAATTATTTTAAATATGGTATATCCTGTGAATATAAAAGATATAAAGGATGGAAAAAAGTCAATATTAAACGGATATTTGATAGGAATGGCTATTATAATTACTTCAATTTTAATGTGTAATTTAGTTCTTGGAAATACAATTACTGCAAATTCACGATTTCCAGTTTTTTTACTATCAAAAGAAATCAATATAGGTATAATAATTACAAGATTGGAGGCTTTCATAATAATTGTTTGGCTAATTACTATTTTTAACAATACAGTGTTTTACTTTTATGCAGAAACTTTAGGATTAGCACAACTATTAAAGTTAAAAAATCATAAAAAAATAATTTTACCTCTTGGGTTAATTATGATTGTATTTTCAGGTATTATATATAACGATGTTATATATGAAATGAACTGGGATACGGAAGTCTGGCCACTATACATTATTTCATTTGGATTGATTTTGCCCATGTTATTACTTGTTGTATTTTGGATAAAAAAATTATTGCATAGAACAGGAGGTAAAACATAAGTGACATGGATAGAATAAAAATTACAAATCATCAACTTTTTTCATTAACCACCAGTATTACATTTGGAGGTCCTGTTCTTGTTATTCCTGCTCTAATAGCAAGCATAGCAAAACAAGATGCATGGATTACATCATTACTTACTCCTGCATTTGGTATACCTATAATATGGATGTATTGTTTTCTGGGCAGTCAGTATCCTGACATGACATTAGTTGGAATAATAAAAAAAATATTTGGAAAATGGATTGGCTTAATTGTTGCAGGTAATGTTGTATTCTTCTATTTAACAATTGCTTATCATCTGCCATGGTATATTGACAACTTTATAACTACTCAAGTTATGCCACAAACACCAGCATATATTATAAATTCACTATTTGTGATAGCCGTTGTGATAGCTTTATTATATGGACTAGAAACATTTGCACGTACTTCTGAGATAATCATATATTTTACTTCAATTCTATTTTTTTTAGCAATGATTCTTGTTTTGCCAAATGCAAAAATAGAAAATATTCAACCTGTATTTGAAAATGGCATTATTCCAATCCTAAAGAGTTCAGTATTTTTATCATGTTTTTTAACATTTCCTTTAATCACTCTAATGATGATATATCCTATTAACCTTAATACTATATCGGAAGGTAAAAAGTCACTTTTCAAAGGTTATTTGTGGGGTGCATTTATGATTTTTATCACAAATTTTATGTCTATACTGGTGCTTGGAAGTGGAATAACTGCCAAAGAACAGTATCCTACATATTTACTTGCCAAAGAAATAAATGTTGGCATTGTATTCACAAGACTAGAATTTATAATTGCTGCTGTGTGGATTGTTACACTATTTATAATAGGTATATCCTTTTTTTATGCAGGCATAATAGGACTTTCGGAATTGCTTAAACTACAAAACTATAAAAAGATAGTTATGCCGTTTGGACTTATTGTATTAGTAATGTCAGAGGTTGTTTTTCCAGATACTATATATCAAGCAAATTGGGTTAATTTTATATGGACACCTTTTAGTATTACATACGGATTAATAGTACCTATTTCATTACTATTTGTATTTTTAATAAAGAAATGGATATCCAAAGAATAATACTAAATAACATTTAACATATTACGTGTATATCAAAAGGTCATATTGACTACAATATGACCTTTTAACTATTTTATCTAATATTTAGATCTTTCTTTCATTTGCCTGTCTATATCTCTTTTAGCAGCTCTCTCCAGCATTGTATTTCTTTTATCGTAGTTTTTCTTTCCCTTTGCTACTGCTAAATTTACTTTTACCCTACCATATTTAAGATAAAGAGACATTGGCACAAGAGTATATCCCTGTTGGGCTGTATATTGCTGCAATTTAATTATCTCATTTTTATGAAGAAGTAATTTTCTATTTCTTAAGGGATCCTTATTAAAAATATTTCCTTGTTCATAAGGACTAATATGCATATTACATATAAATATCTCACCATTTCTTATTTCAGCATAGCTATCTTTTAAGTTACATTTACCTGCTCTTATAGATTTAACTTCTGTTCCAACCAGTTCTATTCCAGCTTCCATGGATTCTTCAATAAAATAATCATGCCTTGCCTTTCTATTTTCTGCAAGAGTCTTATTACTAGACTTTTTATTAGTCAAAGCATCCCATCCCCTTTCATAACGTCTGTTTACCTAGTCCCCATTTTCTTCATCATCTATTTCCTTTACCACTTCAAAATATATCTCATGAGCGAACATATCAACTTTTAATACTCGAATTTTTATCTCATCACCTAATTTATAAATGTTTCTATTTCTCTCCCCTACAAGGCTTAAATGTTTTTCATCATATACATAGTAGTCATCTTCCAAAGTACTCATGTGAACTAATCCTTCTATCGTATTTGGAAGTTCTACAAACATTCCGAAATTAGTAACTGAAGATATTATTCCTTCAAATTCTTCCCCTATTCTTTTACTCATATATTCCGCCTTTTTAAGATCATCTACTTCTCTTTCAGCGTCTTGAGCAACTCTTTCCATTTCAGAAGATTGTTTTGCAGCATAGTCTACTTCTTTTACCAATGTTTTTATTCTATTATCAGTTAACCTGCCGTTTATAAATTCTTTAATAATTCTATGAATAATTAAGTCAGGGTATCTTCTTATAGGCGATGTAAAATGGCAGTAGTATCTAGCTGCCAACCCAAAATGGCCCACACACTCCGATGAATATCTGGCCTGTTTCATAGAACGGAGCAGCAAAGTACTCACTACAATCTCTTCTTTTTTACCTTTTACCTTTTCTACAATATCCTGTAATGCTTTAGGATGGACTTCCTGTCCCCATTTTATCACATATCCTAAATTATGTACAAACTCATTAAAATGCATTAATTTTTCCTCATCAGGGTCTTCATGTATCCTATATACAAAAGGTAAATTGGTCCAAAACATATGCTCAGCTATAGTTTCATTACACACTAACATAAACTCTTCTATTATCCTGTTAGATATTCCTCTTTCATAAGGCTCAATCTTTACAGGCACACCTAAGTCATCTAAAATTATCTTGCATTCTTGAAAGTCAAAATCTATAGCTCCTCTTGTCATTCTCCTTTTATTTAAAATTTTACACAACTCTTCCATCAAATTAAATGTATCCACTAAATAACTATACTTTTCCATAGTCTCAGCATCTTTATCTCTTAGTATCTTTGTTACGTCAGTATAAGTCATCCTCTCATTGCTTCTAATTACACTTTCCACAACATTATGCTGTACTACTTTGCCAGTTTTATCTATTTCCATGAGACAACTCAATGTTAGTCTATCCGTATTAGGATTTAAACTACAAATACCATTTGAAAGTTTCTTAGGAAGCATAGGTATAACTCTATCTATAAGATAAACAGAAGTTCCTCTCTTTAATGCCTCTTTATCTAATGGATTTTTCTCCCTTACATAGTTGGATACGTCGGCTATATGGACACCTAGAGAGTAATTTCCATTTGGCAATTTACTTAAGGATATAGCATCATCTAGATCCTTAGCATCTTCTCCATCTATTGTAACTGTAAGTAAATCCCTTAAATCAGTTCTTCTATCATACTCTTCTTTTGGAATTTCTTCAGGTATATTTTCAACATATTGCTGAACTTTTATAGGAAACTCTTCCGGTAAATTATTCTTTTTTATTATGGTCAATATGTCTATGCCCTTTTCTCCTTTTTTGCCTAATATGTTTATTATCTTCCCCTCTGGATTTCTTCTTTTTTCAGGCCACTCAGTTATTTCTGCAACTACCACATCACCTGTTTGAGCATTTTTTCTACATTCCTTAGGTATAAATATATCTTGATATA
The genomic region above belongs to Clostridium sp. AWRP and contains:
- the smpB gene encoding SsrA-binding protein SmpB, with translation MTNKKSSNKTLAENRKARHDYFIEESMEAGIELVGTEVKSIRAGKCNLKDSYAEIRNGEIFICNMHISPYEQGNIFNKDPLRNRKLLLHKNEIIKLQQYTAQQGYTLVPMSLYLKYGRVKVNLAVAKGKKNYDKRNTMLERAAKRDIDRQMKERSKY
- a CDS encoding endospore germination permease, translated to MDRIKITNHQLFSLTTSITFGGPVLVIPALIASIAKQDAWITSLLTPAFGIPIIWMYCFLGSQYPDMTLVGIIKKIFGKWIGLIVAGNVVFFYLTIAYHLPWYIDNFITTQVMPQTPAYIINSLFVIAVVIALLYGLETFARTSEIIIYFTSILFFLAMILVLPNAKIENIQPVFENGIIPILKSSVFLSCFLTFPLITLMMIYPINLNTISEGKKSLFKGYLWGAFMIFITNFMSILVLGSGITAKEQYPTYLLAKEINVGIVFTRLEFIIAAVWIVTLFIIGISFFYAGIIGLSELLKLQNYKKIVMPFGLIVLVMSEVVFPDTIYQANWVNFIWTPFSITYGLIVPISLLFVFLIKKWISKE
- a CDS encoding endospore germination permease, producing MNKIKITNHQLLAITAVYVCGASAIIISANAASLAKRDAWISAIVAMLFGLIVIWINTYLGGLYPNKTYVQVIQLLLGKWFGGFVASNFILMCFIGAPQFIWYVGDFFTMEYMPNTPSYVINIIFSIVVIVALLYGIEVIARTFEIFLYLIVVMFILSMLLLTPNIDITNILPVLENGIVPVLNASFPLLAFTTFPTIILNMVYPVNIKDIKDGKKSILNGYLIGMAIIITSILMCNLVLGNTITANSRFPVFLLSKEINIGIIITRLEAFIIIVWLITIFNNTVFYFYAETLGLAQLLKLKNHKKIILPLGLIMIVFSGIIYNDVIYEMNWDTEVWPLYIISFGLILPMLLLVVFWIKKLLHRTGGKT
- the rnr gene encoding ribonuclease R, producing MNIKEVIINFMEEQAYKPMNIRELEGIFSVTKAEAKDFKKVLDDLEKEGLVVKTRRKRYGIPDRMGLVTGKFQGHQKGYGFVIPENEGADVFVPSSYLNGAMNGDKVVVKITKMEDKGKKCEGEIIRVLERANKVVIGTFEDSTNFGFVVPEEKRIYQDIFIPKECRKNAQTGDVVVAEITEWPEKRRNPEGKIINILGKKGEKGIDILTIIKKNNLPEEFPIKVQQYVENIPEEIPKEEYDRRTDLRDLLTVTIDGEDAKDLDDAISLSKLPNGNYSLGVHIADVSNYVREKNPLDKEALKRGTSVYLIDRVIPMLPKKLSNGICSLNPNTDRLTLSCLMEIDKTGKVVQHNVVESVIRSNERMTYTDVTKILRDKDAETMEKYSYLVDTFNLMEELCKILNKRRMTRGAIDFDFQECKIILDDLGVPVKIEPYERGISNRIIEEFMLVCNETIAEHMFWTNLPFVYRIHEDPDEEKLMHFNEFVHNLGYVIKWGQEVHPKALQDIVEKVKGKKEEIVVSTLLLRSMKQARYSSECVGHFGLAARYYCHFTSPIRRYPDLIIHRIIKEFINGRLTDNRIKTLVKEVDYAAKQSSEMERVAQDAEREVDDLKKAEYMSKRIGEEFEGIISSVTNFGMFVELPNTIEGLVHMSTLEDDYYVYDEKHLSLVGERNRNIYKLGDEIKIRVLKVDMFAHEIYFEVVKEIDDEENGD